From Ignavibacterium sp.:
TTAAAAATAAACCATGGCTTGGTTGGCTGCTGTTTTTCGGCACCGCTGTGGTCGTCTTTCTTTTGGGATTACTTGCATCTTCAATTATTGAAAGAAGAACAGAATCAGTTTATACACTTCAGATGTTAAAACCAATTGCCGAATGGGAGCCAAGAAACGAAGTCTGGGGTGAAAATTTCCCGAGAGAGTATGAATCATATCTTAAAACATTGAATATGGATTTTGCAAGCAAGCACGGAGGTTCCAAGATGATTGATTATCTTGAAAAATATCCGGAACTTGTTGTGCTGTGGGCTGGTTATGCTTTCTCTAAAGATTATAATCAGGGAAGAGGTCATGCTTATGCAGTTCAGGATGTGAGAAATACTTTAAGAACGGGTGATAATGTAAACAGTCCAATGCCTGCAACTTGCTGGACTTGTAAAAGTACTGATGTCCCTCGAATGATGAATCAAATGGGAACAACAAATTTTTACAAAGCAAAATGGAAAGACATCGGTTCTGAAATTGTAAATCCTATCGGTTGTCAGGATTGTCACGATCCGAAAACTATGAATTTAAGAATAACTCGTCCGGCACTTATTGAAGCATTCCAGCGACAGGGAAAAGATATAAATAGTTTTTCTAGACAAGAGATGCGCTCACTTGTTTGTGCTCAATGCCATGTTGAATATTACTTCAAAGGTGAAGGCAAGTATTTAACATTTCCCTGGGATAAAGGATTCAGTGCTGATTCTATGGAAGCATATTTTGATGCGATAGAATTTTCTGATTGGACACACGCATTATCCAAAGCTCCGATGTTAAAAGCTCAACATCCGGATTATGAATTATACAAAACCGGAATTCATGCCATCAGAGGTGTTTCTTGTGCAGATTGTCATATGCCTTATAAGAGTGAAGGTGGAGTTAAGTTTACTGACCATCATATTCAATCTCCTTTGAACAATGTTGCAAACACTTGCCAGGTTTGTCATCGTGAAGAAACACCAAGATTAATTCAGGATGTATATGACAGGCAGGATAGAGTTGAAGAACTCAGAAGAATAGCAGAAAAGACTATTGCAGCTGCGCACATTGAAGCAAAATTTGCCTGGGACAATGGTGCTACTCAGGAACAAATGAAAGAAATTCTTAAACTCATTCGTCATGCTCAATGGAGATGGGATTGGGTTGCTGCGGCAAACGGACTTGGCTTCCATGCACCCGTTGAAGCGTTACGGGTTCTTGGCACTGCTATTCAGAAAGGTGAACAGGCAAGAAGGGAACTTGCTGCTTTGTTTGTAAAACAAGGTTGGAAATATCCTGTCGAACTTCCCGATATTTCAACAAAAGAAAAAGCTCAGAAGTTTATCGGTCTAGATATGCCAAAGCTGAAAGAAGCTAAAAAAGAATTTTTGAATACTACAACAAAACAATGGGATGAAGAGGCAAGAAAAAGACAAGGTTATTTATTTGAGTACAAATTGAAAGAATAGAAAAAAATAATTTTATTTGATTGTGTCACATTTTGTTAAACCGGGATGTGACACATTTCTATAAGAACCTAAAATGAATTTTTTATAAACTGTATTTCTGGTAAAAATAAATTTCTGCTAACCAAATTCTGAAAGGTATTATATGAAAAAAATCATACTGTTGTTTACTATCTTTTTTTTGACTCAATCAAATTTAACACTCTCGCAAGAGATTGATGGTTGGAAACTTAACGGCCAAGTTCAGCTTCGTTCTGAAGTTGATGGACGGGATTTTTCCAATTCAACTCATCCACTCACATTTACGAGTATGAGAACCAGACTTGGGGTTGAAAAAACCTTTTCCGGCAAAGTGAATTTCTTTGTTCAATTTCAGGATTCAAGAGTATTTGGTGAAGAAGGAAGTCCGACTACTTACACAGCGAATGTTGATTTATATCAAGGTTATGTAAAATTGATTAAACCATTTGATCTTGATTTTACTGTTCAGGCAGGAAGATTTGCTATAATTTATGGGACTGAAAGATTTTTTGGTGCTTCAAATTGGAGCTACATCGGAAGATCTTTTGACGGCGTAAGATTTTCAATTATGCCGGAATCCTGGGATCTGGATTTGTTCGCATTAACATTGAATGAAGCTGTCAGTTTTATTAATAATCCTTCTCCATCTATTTATCCTTTTCCACAACAGGAAACACCATCACATAGCATTTATGGTTTTTACAAGAAGAATAAAATTTCTGACAAAAGTAAATTTGATTTAACAGGATTCTATGAAATAGACAGAAAAGATGTAAGACCGGATACCAACACTATTGAAGTATTTACTTTTGGTGGAACATATTGGGGAAATTACGGTGACTTTTCAACAGTCTTTGAAGCTGGATATCAACTTGGCAGCAGAGGCGTCAGAGATGTAAGTGCATATATGATTTCAGTCTCCGGAAATTACAATGCAGGAATCTCAACATTCGGACTTGGTGTTGATATACTTTCAGGAATCGATCCTTCCAAAACCGATAAATCAAATACATATTTACCAAGCTATGGAACTAATCATAAATTTTACGGATATATGGATTACTTCCCGTCAAATGCATTTGGTTTGGGTGTAAATGATTTTTATCTCAAGGCAGCATTTAACCCGGTTGATTCCAAGTTCGGTTTTGCTGCTGATATTCATCACTTTATGTCAAATCAGAAATCAGCTTCTGACCAAAATACATTCGGACAGGAAATTGATTTGACTGTAATTTACAAATTTGCGCAGGGAACAAATGTTACCTGGGGCGGCAGTCTTTTCTTTCCGGCAGATATAATGAAAAGTCTTTATTCTCCACGAGAAGATATAGCATTCTGGACTTATTTAATGATTACAGCTAATCTTTAATTAACATAATTTATTCAGTATACAGGGGTGGATATGAAAACATTCATTTCAGCTTTTGTGATTACTTTATCACTAAGCTTTGTTGTTACTGCGGCTAATTGTGTCAATTGCCATAAAATGGTAACTCCAAATATTGTCAGCGATTGGCAGATTAGTAAACATTCACAGAATGATGTTGGTTGTGAAACTTGTCATGGAAGCGATCATACAAATGCTTCCAATGTTGATAAAGTTTCTCTTCCAACTCCCGAGACTTGTAAGACATGTCATGAAACACAGGTTACTCAGTTTAGTAAAGGCAAACATGCATTAGGTTGGGCATCTATGAAAGCAATGCCAACATTCCATTTACAACCAATGTATCTAACTGAAGGAATGAAAGGTTGCGGAAGTTGTCATAAAGTTGGATTAAAATCTGATGATGAAATAAAACAATTAAAAGCTGATGGCCAGCAACATGGTGTTGCTAGCTGCGATGCATGTCATACACGCCATACATTTTCAAAGGTTGAAGCTCAGCAACCGCAGGCATGTCAAACCTGTCATATGGGTTTTGATCATCCACAGTGGGAAATGTATTCCGCTTCAAAGCATGGTGTAAGATATCTTCTCAAACAAAATGGAACACTTCCCGAAGGAACATCTGCTCCAACTTGTCAGACTTGCCATATGCAGGATGGAAACCACGAAGTTAGAACTGCCTGGGGATTTTTAGCTGTTAAACTTCCTCTTCCTGAGGACGAGCGATGGAAAAATGATCAGATTACAATTTTACAAGCCCTGGGTGTTTTAGATCCTGAAGGAAAACCAACAGCTCTTCTTGATGTAGTTAAAGCAGCTGATGTTGCAAGATTAGATCAGGAATCTTTCGATAAGGAAAGAAACAAAATGATTAAGACTTGTGGAAATTGTCATTCAGAGAAATTTGCAAAAGCTGAACTTGAAAAAGGTGATAAGATGATTCGGGAAGCTGATCATCTGATGGCAGAAGCTATCAGAATAGTTGCCGGATTATATAAAGATCAGATAATTCCTAAACCGGCTAATTATCCTTATGCTTTTCCTATGTTGTTAACATTCCACGATGCACCAACAGTTATTGAGCAGAAATTATTTGTTATGTTTCTTGAACACAGAATGAGAACTTTTCAGGGAACATTCCATGCTAATCCTGATTATGCTTTGTGGTATGGATGGAGTGAAATGCAGAGGAGTCTTTCTGAGATTAAAGAACTTGCAGAACAGATGAGAAAAGATAAAAAAGGCTAAATAATCTGAAATATTTAAGGGTGGCCTGAAGGAATTTAATTCTTGAAGGCAACCTTTCTTATTTAGATGTATTATTACCGCAGTTTAATTTATTTATAAAACTTTCTTAATATTTTATACAAATTAGTCTCAATGCTTCTTGTGATAGGTCAAATAAATTTATATGTTTGTTACCAGATGATGAAGAAAAAAATTGAAATAATAAGTCTCTCATTGCTATTGTTTGTATCTACCACTGGTATTCCGATGTATTATCATTATTGCCAGATGATGGAACAGACCTCTATGAATAGCTGTGATGTTTGCAGTGTAGAGTTAAATGAAGAGCAATCATCCTGCTGTTCCGAAAATTCAATTGAAGGGAAAACTATTATTTCTTCAGAAAATTCTGACTGTTGTCAAATCAATTTTATTTATCTCAATGTTGATGATCAATTTCTTTTGATTAAAACTGAACTGGCAAACAGAACTTCGAACTTTGAAGTCATCATTAATTTCTTAACGGATAATATTCTGACCGAACACTTCACAAAAAGATTTTTCTTTAAAGATCTTTCTCCACCAACTTTTAACAAACCAGACATTTACCTTTCAAATCATTCATTTCTGATTTAATCTCACTTATCTTTCCATCTTCGGAATTTTCGGGATAAGTATATCCATTTACTTAAATTGAAAATTTCTAACAGTTTTCCAAAAGTTTTCAGATAATTTTAAGGAAGTTTAAGATGAACAAAATCAGAATTTTAATTATAGTTCTGACACTTTTAATAAATAATACTTTTGCTCAGAAAGAATCACTTCAGGATTTGATTGATATTGCTTTGCAGGTAAGCCCTGAGCTCAAAATGTACGAGGCAAAAATTCGCTCTTCAGAGAATCGTATTCAGCAAAACTCAAACCTGCCTGATCCGATGCTTTCACTTGGTGTGATGAGTCTGCCGGTTCCATCATTATCATTTAATAAAGAAATGATGACTGCAAAAGTTGTCGGATTAAGCCAGGAATTTCCATTCCCGGGAACACTAAGTGCAAAAGAAAATGCGAACAGCAAAGATGTGGAAATTGTTAAACAGGAATACAACGATAAACGAAACGAGATCATAAAAGATTTAACTCAGAATTATTATGAGTTGATCTACATCCGAAAGGAAATTGAACTGACAGAAAAATCCCGTCAGTTGATGAAACAAATTTTGGATGTAGTCAGATCGATGTATTCTGTTGCAGATGCAAGTCAGCAGAATGTTTTCAGAGTTGAACTCGAGCTTACTAAAATGTCGGAAATGATTGCAGCCTTAAATAGCGAAGAAGCGGAACAACTTTCTGCAATTAATTCTTTGTTACTGAGAAGTCCTTCAACTGAATTAGAAACAGATTCACTTCCTCAAATTAGTTTTGCTCATATAAATATCGATGAATTAGTCTCAAAAGCTGAAGCCAATCGTCCTTACCTCAGAGGAATTCAGATTGCAGAAGAAAAAGAAAAATTAAATCAATCTGTTGCAGAATATGACTTTTATCCGATGTTCAGATTGTCTGCTCAGTATGCTTTCAGAGAAGACATTCAACCGGATGGAATGGCACAGGAGAATATGATATCATTAATGCTGGATATTTCACTTCCTTTGAATTATGGTGGAAAGGTAAGTGCAATGGTTGAGGAAACTAAATCAATGCAGGAGATGTTTCGTGAACAATACTCGGCTTCAGTTCAGATGCTTAAGCGTGAATTCGGAATGGCAGTTGCAAAACTGAATTCTCTGAAACACAGAATTGAACTTGTTGAACAAGGTTCGCTAATTCAGGCAAAAGAAAATTTTAATTCGGCTCTTGCTTCTTATCAGGTTGGTGAAATTGATTTTATGAATGTGATCGAAGCACAGAATAATCTTTATGCAATTGAGAAGAATTTATATCGTCTGAAAGCCGATTACTTGAAACAAATAGCTGAACTTGAATTTTTAACAGGAACTAAATTGTAAAATCCTCACTTCCGGCCCCTCTCCAAAAAAGAGAGGTGAAAAGGAATTGGATGATTTCACTAAGATGAAAGAAAAATTTTAGGAGTTAGTAAAGTGAAAAAGAAAATTTTAATCATATCAATACTAGCAATAGTAATAATTATACCGGTTTACTTCTTATTTATTGCTGGAGGTCCATCTTCTGAAAATTTATCAGGAGAAAAACAGCTTTATACATGCGGAATGCATCCGCAAATAATTTCTGATAAACCGGGAAACTGTCCGATCTGTGAAATGAAATTAACGCCAATAAAGAATAACAATCAAAAATCCGGAGAAGGTACAAAGGACTCTCCGAGAAAAATTCTTTACTACCGGAATCCAATGAATCCTAATGTAATTTCTGATCATCCGCAGAAAGATGAAATGGGAATGGATTATGTACCCGTTTATGAAGATGAAGCCGGTGCTGAAGGCGTAGTAACTATCGATCCACAGGTCCAGCAGAATATGAATGTCAAAACTGCCATAGTTGAACTAAGGAAGCTTTCTTCGCAGGTTACGACAAACGGTATTCTTGTAACTGACGAAACACAGGAATATATCGTTACTACAAAAGTTGATGGCTGGATTGAAAAACTATATGTCAATTACACCGGTCAGTTGGTTTCAAAAGGTGCAAAACTGATGGAGATATACTCTCCAATGCTTGTCTCAGCACAACAGGAATTACTTACAGCGCTTTCTTATCAGAATTCTCTTAAAGATATCTCAATTGAAGAAATTAAAAACAGTAGTAATGAAATGTTAAAGAATGCTGTGAGAAAACTTCAATTGCTTAATGTTTCTGATTCGGAAATTAAACGATTGAAAGAAACCCGTGAAGTTAAAACTACAGTAACACTTTATGCACAAAATTCGGGCACGGTCCTTGAGAAAAATATTCTTGAAGGACAAAAGATTATGGCAGGTGAACCTCTGCTCAAAATTGCAAACCTGTCCAATCTATGGCTGATTGCTGATGTTTATGAATACGAAATTCCCAAAATAAAAATCGGCTCAAATGCTATTATCAACTTCAAATCCTTTCCGGGAAAAACATACCGGGGTAAAGTTTCATTTATTTATCCGACACTTGATGAGCAATCACGAACAGTAAAAGTCCGGATTGATGTGCCGAACAGAAACAACGAACTTAAACCATCAATGTTTGCTAATGTTGTAATCGAAGGTCCTGAATTAAAACCTACACCAGTCATTCCTGAAAATGCAGTAATACGAAGCGGTAAAATGGATCTTGTAATTCTTGATTTGGGAGATGGAAAATTTAAACCGCAGCAGGTAACGCTTGGAATTTACTCCGATGGTTATTATCAGGTACTAAGTGGACTGAATGAAGGAAATAAAATTGTAACATCAGCTCAGTTCTTAATTGATTCTGAAAGCAACCTCAGAGCTGCGGTAAGTCAGTTTCAGACCGGAACTCATATTCATTCTTCTGATATAAATGTGAAAGACAAAATGAAAGAAGATAAAAGTGAGACCAGAAACGGAAAAAGTGAAACGAGAAACGAAAAAAGCAAAATGAAAAACGATATGAAGGAAATGAATATGGAAAATCATGATCATTCATTATCAATTGTTCACAAAGGTGTAATCGATGTTCAATCGATTGATAAAAATAAAGATGGGAAACTTTGGGAATGCCCGATGGATTGGAATGTTATTTCAGATGAATCCGGAAGATGTCCTTTGTGTAATATGAAACTCAAAGAATATACAACTGACCAGGTGAAAAATAATCTTGAGAAACATGGTTTTGAATATAAAAAATAATTGCGTTGTCATCCTGAGCCTGGCGAAGGATGATTGTCACACTTCTATGAATAAAGTGTGATAACGACAGTATCAAAAAGATTTTGGAGAAATTAAATGATAACATCAGGTCAAAATAAAGAAGGATTGATTGCCAGACTTATTGAATGGTCAATCAATAATAAATTTTTAGTAATCATTTTTACCATTGCCCTTATTGCACTTGGCATCTGGGCATTAACAACAACCAAAGTTGATGCAATTCCGGATTTAAGTGATGTGCAGGTAATAATTATGTCCGAATACGAAGGTCAGGGACCACGAATTGTTGAAGATCAGGTTACTTATCCGCTCACAACAAAAATGCTTTCGGTTCCTTATGCAAAAGATGTTAGAGGTTATTCGATGTTCGGACTTTCAATGGTTTATATCATCTTTGAAGATGGAACAGACATTTACTGGGCAAGAAGCAGAGTACTGGAATATCTCAGCACGATTCAGGCACAAATGCCGCCGGGAGTTAAAATGCAGCTTGGCCCGGATGCAACCGGACTTGGCTGGGTTTTTCAATACGCACTGAATTCTGATAAACATGATTTGCAGGAACTCCGTTCAATTCAGGATTTCTTTTTAAGATATGAACTCTCATCCATAGAAGGTGTTGCTGAAGTTGCTTCTATTGGTGGATTCGTAAAACAATATCAGGTAAATATTGATCCGACAAAGCTGGCTTATTACAATATTCCATTACAGATGGTGGAAATGGCAATTAAGCGAAGCAACAACGATGTTGGCGGACGAATTATCGAAATGGGTGAGATGGAATATATGGTTCGTGCGCTTGGCTATATAAAAGGTATTGATGATCTGAAAAATATTGCAATCGGAAATTCACCAATGACAGGCTCTCCGATTTATTTAAAAGACATAGCAACCATAAATGTTGGTCCGGAATTGAGAAGAGGAATTGCAGACTGGAATGGTGAAGGTGAAACTGTTGGTGGAATAGTTGTAATCCGTTATGGTGAAAATGCCTTATCAGTAATTAATAAAGTAAAAGAACGCCTTGAAGAGTTAAAAAAATCCTTACCTGAAGATATAAAAATTGATATCGCATATGACAGGTCTTCACTTATTGAAAGTGCTATTGACAATCTTAAAGGCAAGTTATTTGAAGAAACATTAATAGTTGCTTTGGTAATAATAGCTTTTCTGCTTCACATAAGAAGTTCTTTTGTTGCCATCTTTACTCTTCCGACTGCAGTTCTCATTTCATTTTTAATTATGCGATTGCAGGGAATAAATGCTAACATAATGTCACTCGGAGGAATCGCAATTGCAATAGGTGCAATGGTTGATGCATCAATTGTTATGGTTGAAAATGCTGCATCTCATCTATCTGCAGAAAAAGATAAACCACTGAATGAAAGAAGAACACATTGGAATGTGATTCTTGAATCAGGAAAAGAGGTCGGCCCGGCAATCTTTTATTCGCTTCTGGTTATTACAATTTCTTTTCTTCCTGTTTTTACACTGGAACAACAGGAAGGCAGAATGTTTCGTCCTCTTGCATTCACTAAAACTTATGCAATGGCTGGTGCAGCAATTCTCGCTGTTACAATAGTTCCGATTTTAATCGGTTATTTTGTTCGTGGTAAACTGAGAAAGGAAGAAGAAAATCCTATAACAAAACTTCTGGTTAAAATATATCATCCGGTTGTTGATTTTGTAATGGAGAAAAGATGGTTGGTAATGGGAACAGCTCTGGTTATTATTCTCATAACTATAATTCCTTTCTCAAAACTTGGCTCTGAATTTATGCCTCCATTGTACGAAGGTGATTTACTTTATATGCCAACAACTCTGCCGGGAATTTCAATTACCAAAGCAAAAGAAATTCTGCAGCAGACCGATAAAATCATTAAAACTTTTCCCGAAGTTGAATCAGTATTCGGAAAAATCGGAAGGGCCGAAACCGCCACTGACCCGGCACCTTTAACAATGATTGAAACAACGATTCGACTTAAACCCAGAGATCAGTGGCGCGAGGGAATGACCCCTGATAAACTTGTCGATGAGATGAACAAAGCAGTTCACATTGCAGGATTGACAAATGCCTGGACAATGCCTATTAAGACCAGAATTGATATGCTTTCAACCGGAATTAAAACTCCTATCGGAATTAAAATAGCCGGACCTGATCTGATGACACTTGATTCTCTGGGTGCAAAAGTAGAAACATTGATGAAAAATGTTCCCGGAACCCGTTCATCCTTTGCTGAAAGATCACTTGGTGGAAACTATGTTGACTTTGAGATTGACCGTAACGCAATTGCAAGATATGGTTTAACAGTTGGTGATGTTCAGGATGTTTTTATGACTGCTGTTGGCGGGATGAATCTTACCCAAACCGTTGAGGGTTTGGAAAGATATCCTGTTAATATGAGATATCAGAGAGATTACAGAGAAAATATTGATCAGCTGGAGCGTGTGCTCGTCTCGCTTCCGATGGGTGGAAATGTTCCTCTTGCTCAACTTGGGAAAATTATTATCCGGACCGGACCTTCAATGATCAAATCAGAGAATGCAAGACCAAATGTCTGGGTCTATGTTGATATACAGGATATTGATATTGGTACATACATCAAAAATGCTAAGGAAGAAATAAATAAGAACCTTGTTCTACCCGCCGGATATTCAATTAAATGGAGCGGACAGTTTGAATATATGGAAAGAGCTTCCGCACATCTTGCGCTTGTTATTCCATTAACACTGTTGATTGTAATTGTTTTGCTCTATATGAATACAAAGTCGGTTACAAAAACCGGAATAGTGTTACTTGCGATGCCTTTCTCAATGGTTGGAGCAATATGGTACCTTTATTTTGCTGGTTTCAATTTATCAGTAGCTGTTTGGGTTGGAATTATTGCTCTGCTTGGTGTTGATGCTGAAACCGGAGTTGTGATGCTGCTATATCTTGATATCGCTTATGAAAAATTTAAGAAGAATGGAATGTTGAACAGTTTAGCTGATCTCCGTGAAGCAATTTTCGAAGGTGCTGTAAAAAGAATCAGGCCAAAGATGATGACTGTGATGACTACATTACTTGGTTTACTTCCGATAGTAATTGGTATTGGCACAGGTTCAGATGTAATGAAACGCATTGCTGCACCAATGGTTGGTGGAATAATAACAAGTATGATTATGGAACTTACTGTTTATCCGGCAATTTTTTATTCGATTAAAAAAAGAGAGTTGAAACATATAATTAATTTTAAAGATTCTTAGTGAAACTTAGTGTCCTGAGTGCCTTAGTGGTGATAACAATTTTTTTCTCTCCACAAAGACATTGCAAGCACTAAGATTGACTGAGTATCTCATTTATTCAAAAATAATAGGAGTAACACAATGTTAAAACAACTTGTAATCACAATCGCACTTGTTTCTTTATTCAGTGTATTTACACTTGCACAGGAAAAAACTGAAACAGAGAAAAAAGAATGTTCAAAAGGATGCTGTTCAGGACATAAATCACATACCACCATGGAGATGTCATACATGGATGCAGACAGCACTAATAAGCATTCCGAAATGAAATCTGATAAAAAAATGGACAATATGAATCATGAAATGAAATCTGATTCTCTAACGGAAAGCTCAATTATTCGTAAAGGTGAAATTGATCTGAAAGTAATTGATGAAAACAAAGATGGTAAAGTTTATCAGGATCAGATGTGCTGGAATGTAATCTCCGATAAACCCGGAGAATGTCCTCAATGTGGAATGACTTTAAAAGAAGTATCCCTGGAGAAAGCTAAAGAGAATCTTATCAAACACAATTTCAAAGTGAAATAAAGTGTAATTAACTAAATTGAAAGGTAAAAAAATGTTAACGATTATAGACAATAAAAAGTCTTTAGGAGTACAGTTTATATTATTGATAGTTCTGTTTCTGAACACTACTGGCACTGCTCAACAGATGCATGATAATATGCATAATAATATGAATCAGATGATGCAGAACAATATGATGCAAATGCAGCAAATGATGGAGCACATGAATCAAATGTCTGCACAGATGAATAGTATGACCAACCAAATGAAAAATATGGAACAGATGCAGCATACAAAAGACATGATGAATTTTATGGAAAACATGAATGAAATGTCAGGTGAAATGAACAACCTTCTGAATCATATGAATGACATGATGAAAAATTATGAGATGATGAAGAATGAAAAGATGCAAAGTCAGATGAAAGAGATGATGGATAATATGAAGGGAATGATGAATAACTATGATGAAATGATGAAACAATTACAGCAAGAGAAGATAAAGTGAAAAAGAGAATCAGAGTAATAGCTTGCTATAAGAAATCTGTCAGTATTTCTGCTGCACATATTTTTCTTATTGGCACACTCGCATTTTCTTCTACAGCAGCACAGGATAGGTTTTCTGTCAGCACTTCTCTTACTGCGGTGGGTGGAACTTTGTCTGATGGTTCTCATAATATGGCTTATTACCTGTACGGCGGAATCCGATATCAGGCTCAGGATTATTACCTGAGCCTGAGTTTACCATTGGTATTCAACTCATCCGGTTCTTATACACAACTTGGAGGAATGTACTTTCCAAATGGAAGTGGAAATGGAAATAACTTTGGCGGGGGTATGCATGGCTCGGGTGGTCAAGGATCAATGATGAACGGAAGTTTGGGAATGTCGGCTCTGAATACAGGTATTGGAGATATGTATCTTTATGGCAGTTATACTTTTGTTAAAGAAACAAATTCATTACCGGCTTTTTCATCTGACGGATTTGTAAAATTTCCGACAGCTTCACCTTCCCTAAACATCGGTACTGGTAAATATGATTTTAATCTTGCAGTAAGTGCAAGAAAATTTATTGGAACTTT
This genomic window contains:
- a CDS encoding heavy metal-binding domain-containing protein; translation: MLKQLVITIALVSLFSVFTLAQEKTETEKKECSKGCCSGHKSHTTMEMSYMDADSTNKHSEMKSDKKMDNMNHEMKSDSLTESSIIRKGEIDLKVIDENKDGKVYQDQMCWNVISDKPGECPQCGMTLKEVSLEKAKENLIKHNFKVK
- a CDS encoding CusA/CzcA family heavy metal efflux RND transporter; its protein translation is MITSGQNKEGLIARLIEWSINNKFLVIIFTIALIALGIWALTTTKVDAIPDLSDVQVIIMSEYEGQGPRIVEDQVTYPLTTKMLSVPYAKDVRGYSMFGLSMVYIIFEDGTDIYWARSRVLEYLSTIQAQMPPGVKMQLGPDATGLGWVFQYALNSDKHDLQELRSIQDFFLRYELSSIEGVAEVASIGGFVKQYQVNIDPTKLAYYNIPLQMVEMAIKRSNNDVGGRIIEMGEMEYMVRALGYIKGIDDLKNIAIGNSPMTGSPIYLKDIATINVGPELRRGIADWNGEGETVGGIVVIRYGENALSVINKVKERLEELKKSLPEDIKIDIAYDRSSLIESAIDNLKGKLFEETLIVALVIIAFLLHIRSSFVAIFTLPTAVLISFLIMRLQGINANIMSLGGIAIAIGAMVDASIVMVENAASHLSAEKDKPLNERRTHWNVILESGKEVGPAIFYSLLVITISFLPVFTLEQQEGRMFRPLAFTKTYAMAGAAILAVTIVPILIGYFVRGKLRKEEENPITKLLVKIYHPVVDFVMEKRWLVMGTALVIILITIIPFSKLGSEFMPPLYEGDLLYMPTTLPGISITKAKEILQQTDKIIKTFPEVESVFGKIGRAETATDPAPLTMIETTIRLKPRDQWREGMTPDKLVDEMNKAVHIAGLTNAWTMPIKTRIDMLSTGIKTPIGIKIAGPDLMTLDSLGAKVETLMKNVPGTRSSFAERSLGGNYVDFEIDRNAIARYGLTVGDVQDVFMTAVGGMNLTQTVEGLERYPVNMRYQRDYRENIDQLERVLVSLPMGGNVPLAQLGKIIIRTGPSMIKSENARPNVWVYVDIQDIDIGTYIKNAKEEINKNLVLPAGYSIKWSGQFEYMERASAHLALVIPLTLLIVIVLLYMNTKSVTKTGIVLLAMPFSMVGAIWYLYFAGFNLSVAVWVGIIALLGVDAETGVVMLLYLDIAYEKFKKNGMLNSLADLREAIFEGAVKRIRPKMMTVMTTLLGLLPIVIGIGTGSDVMKRIAAPMVGGIITSMIMELTVYPAIFYSIKKRELKHIINFKDS